The Deinococcus carri genome contains a region encoding:
- a CDS encoding isoprenylcysteine carboxyl methyltransferase family protein — MKARTLAPLLFAFLTVQRLLELRVARANERWARERGAVEYGQEHYPLFFVLHPAWMLSLLLEGRRSRGRVNVLALALFVLAQPLRAWVIRTLGHYWNTKILIVPGGERVTGGPFRYLRHPNYAVVALEMAAGPLAVGAWRTALAYSVLNAALLLLLRLPAEERALRAYREAEG, encoded by the coding sequence ATGAAGGCCCGCACCCTCGCTCCCCTCCTCTTCGCCTTCCTGACCGTGCAGCGGCTCCTCGAACTGCGGGTGGCGCGGGCCAACGAACGCTGGGCGCGTGAGCGCGGCGCGGTGGAATACGGCCAGGAACACTACCCCCTCTTCTTCGTGCTGCACCCGGCCTGGATGCTCAGCCTGCTGCTGGAGGGTCGCCGGTCGCGCGGGCGGGTGAATGTGCTGGCGCTGGCGCTCTTTGTACTGGCGCAGCCGCTGCGCGCGTGGGTGATTCGCACCCTGGGCCACTACTGGAACACCAAGATCCTGATCGTGCCCGGCGGTGAGCGCGTGACGGGCGGTCCCTTCCGGTATCTGCGGCACCCCAATTATGCGGTGGTGGCGCTGGAGATGGCGGCGGGTCCGCTGGCGGTCGGCGCGTGGCGCACCGCGCTGGCCTATAGCGTGCTGAACGCGGCCCTGCTCCTGCTGCTCCGCCTCCCCGCCGAAGAACGGGCGCTGCGGGCGTACCGGGAGGCCGAGGGCTAG
- a CDS encoding MFS transporter produces MQAVSAQVAARHATAIAVAVTAGHFINDAYGAMLTPLTPALQGKFGVSIAAVTLLSSVYSLTSSVLQPLLGILGERVDRRYAAALGPLMTGLGLTLMGFVPWFGALMLLVAVAGFGSGFFHPAGAAYVALNSPPQKRGLWASLFSAGGTAGMALGPVFAGVGLTHLPWFALIGAVLAVITFAVTPSSHAGGRRTSLAEYARIFQGPLVWLWGMAVLRSLASMGYNAMLPFILKDRGFGMREVGITLAVYAVASAVGGIVGGRASDRYGRVPVLRSAILSTIPPFALLIMSSPANWWFYPLTFLVGAAVNASIPVGVVAAQEYAPGHVAVASSIMMGFSWGFAGLLVFLVGALADASTLTIAALASLTLLIPSAVIAYRLPEPRKVAFGEE; encoded by the coding sequence ATGCAAGCCGTCTCTGCCCAGGTCGCCGCCCGCCACGCCACCGCCATCGCCGTGGCGGTCACGGCCGGTCACTTCATCAACGACGCTTACGGCGCGATGCTCACGCCCCTGACGCCCGCCTTGCAGGGCAAGTTCGGCGTGAGTATCGCCGCCGTGACCCTGCTTTCCAGCGTGTACAGCCTCACCAGCAGCGTGCTGCAACCCCTGCTGGGCATCCTGGGCGAGCGGGTGGACCGCCGCTACGCCGCCGCCCTCGGCCCCCTGATGACCGGGCTGGGCCTCACGCTGATGGGCTTCGTGCCCTGGTTCGGGGCGCTGATGCTGCTGGTCGCGGTGGCGGGCTTCGGCAGCGGCTTCTTTCACCCGGCGGGCGCAGCCTACGTCGCCCTGAACAGCCCGCCGCAGAAGCGGGGGTTATGGGCCAGCCTCTTTAGCGCGGGCGGCACGGCGGGCATGGCGCTGGGGCCGGTCTTCGCGGGCGTGGGCCTCACGCACCTGCCCTGGTTCGCCCTGATCGGGGCCGTTCTGGCCGTCATCACCTTTGCCGTCACGCCTTCCAGCCATGCGGGAGGCCGCCGCACCTCGCTGGCCGAGTATGCCCGGATCTTCCAGGGGCCGCTGGTGTGGCTGTGGGGCATGGCCGTGCTGCGCTCGCTCGCCAGCATGGGCTACAACGCCATGCTGCCCTTCATCCTCAAGGACCGGGGTTTCGGGATGCGCGAGGTCGGCATCACGCTGGCCGTCTATGCCGTCGCCAGCGCCGTCGGCGGGATTGTCGGCGGGCGGGCCAGCGACCGTTACGGGCGGGTGCCGGTGCTGCGCTCGGCCATCCTCAGCACGATTCCGCCCTTTGCGCTGCTGATCATGTCCAGCCCGGCGAACTGGTGGTTCTATCCCCTCACCTTTCTGGTGGGGGCGGCGGTCAATGCCAGCATCCCGGTCGGTGTGGTCGCCGCGCAGGAGTACGCGCCGGGGCATGTGGCGGTCGCCAGCTCGATCATGATGGGGTTCTCGTGGGGGTTTGCGGGGTTGCTGGTGTTTCTGGTCGGGGCGCTGGCGGATGCGAGTACGCTCACCATCGCGGCGCTGGCGAGTCTGACGCTTCTGATTCCGAGTGCGGTGATTGCGTACCGGCTGCCGGAGCCTCGGAAGGTGGCGTTCGGGGAGGAGTGA
- a CDS encoding helix-hairpin-helix domain-containing protein: MPEVTRKQLVGALNTTADLLDVLGQEPFRANAYRGAARSLEATETPVADLVAAGFAGVPKVGKAIAADLTAYATTGLFAPLEDAASQVEPGVLGLFRVRGLGPKKIRALWDAGIDSLEGLREAAQDGRVAALKGFGPKSAATILEAVEFTLAAQDRQHLSTGLDVAETLAGWLDGLEARPAGDARRGLETVRVARVTVTGTAEDVTARLAGRVDDLAPVDPKPLLGGRVDGVPVEIAYAPAGARGALDLMMGGSTGYRESLRAKAKARGFDLSGRGLKREGTLLPTPTEADVLRELGLPLRPAEYRDPEHDEVWETLPPPAELVTVADLKGLLHTHSVWSDGAATLPEMVEEAVRLGGAAGGTFLGTGDHSRAAHYANGMSLERLRAYVREIRELQRAGLPILAGAEVDILEDGSLDYPDEDLLTLDYVVASVHSHFTLDRERQTARLVRAVSHPLVTLLGHPTGRLVLRRPGYALDLDAVLAAAAEAGTVVEINANPARLDLDWRETLRWRDRLTFAINTDAHVPAGLGDTRYGVAVARKAGLTPSQVVNTLGQQEFLAFVGRQRAARG, from the coding sequence CTGCCTGAAGTCACCCGCAAGCAGCTCGTGGGGGCGCTGAACACCACCGCCGACCTGCTGGACGTGCTGGGGCAGGAGCCTTTTCGCGCCAATGCCTACCGCGGCGCGGCCCGCAGCCTGGAAGCGACCGAGACGCCGGTCGCGGACCTCGTGGCAGCAGGCTTTGCCGGAGTGCCGAAAGTCGGAAAGGCCATCGCCGCCGACCTCACCGCTTACGCCACCACGGGCCTCTTCGCGCCGCTGGAGGACGCCGCGAGTCAGGTCGAACCCGGCGTGCTGGGCCTCTTCCGCGTGCGGGGTCTGGGGCCGAAAAAGATTCGTGCCCTGTGGGACGCGGGCATCGACTCCCTGGAAGGGCTGCGCGAGGCGGCGCAGGACGGGCGGGTGGCAGCGCTGAAGGGCTTCGGCCCCAAAAGTGCGGCGACTATTCTGGAAGCGGTGGAGTTCACGCTGGCCGCGCAGGACCGCCAGCACCTCTCGACCGGGCTGGACGTGGCAGAGACGCTGGCGGGCTGGCTGGACGGGCTGGAGGCGCGGCCAGCCGGGGACGCGCGGCGCGGCCTGGAAACGGTGCGCGTGGCCCGCGTGACGGTCACCGGGACCGCCGAGGACGTGACGGCCCGGCTGGCCGGGCGGGTGGACGACCTCGCCCCGGTGGACCCCAAGCCCCTGCTCGGCGGGCGGGTGGACGGTGTGCCCGTCGAAATCGCCTATGCCCCCGCCGGGGCACGCGGCGCGCTCGACCTGATGATGGGCGGCAGCACCGGGTACCGCGAGTCTCTCCGCGCCAAGGCGAAAGCGCGGGGCTTCGACCTCAGCGGGCGGGGACTGAAGCGGGAAGGCACCCTCCTCCCCACACCGACCGAAGCGGACGTGCTGCGCGAACTGGGCCTGCCCCTGCGCCCCGCCGAGTACCGCGACCCCGAACACGACGAGGTCTGGGAGACGCTGCCCCCGCCCGCCGAGCTGGTCACCGTGGCCGACCTGAAAGGGCTGCTGCACACCCACTCGGTCTGGTCCGACGGCGCGGCGACCCTGCCGGAAATGGTGGAGGAGGCGGTGCGGCTGGGCGGCGCGGCTGGCGGGACCTTCCTGGGCACCGGGGACCACTCCCGCGCCGCGCACTACGCCAACGGCATGAGCCTGGAGCGCTTGCGGGCCTACGTGCGCGAAATCCGCGAGTTGCAGCGGGCGGGCCTGCCCATCTTGGCGGGAGCCGAGGTGGACATCCTCGAAGACGGCTCGCTGGACTACCCCGACGAGGACCTGCTGACCCTGGATTACGTGGTGGCGAGCGTCCACAGCCACTTCACCCTGGACCGGGAACGGCAGACCGCGCGGCTGGTGCGGGCCGTGTCGCACCCCCTCGTCACCCTGCTGGGCCACCCCACGGGCCGCCTGGTGCTGCGCCGCCCCGGTTACGCCCTCGACCTGGACGCGGTGCTGGCTGCTGCTGCCGAGGCAGGCACCGTCGTCGAAATCAACGCCAACCCCGCCCGCCTCGACCTCGACTGGCGCGAGACCCTGCGCTGGCGCGACCGCCTGACCTTCGCCATCAACACCGACGCCCACGTCCCCGCCGGGCTGGGAGACACCCGCTACGGTGTGGCGGTCGCCCGCAAAGCGGGCCTGACCCCTAGCCAGGTCGTGAACACGCTGGGCCAGCAGGAGTTTCTGGCGTTCGTGGGGCGGCAGCGGGCAGCAAGGGGGTAA
- a CDS encoding histidinol-phosphatase HisJ family protein, with translation MTSRPPLSKHWDSHLHTPLCGHASGQPREYAQAALDAGLAGLCFTDHMPMPAWYDAPWRMRLDQLAEYVDTVRGVQAEFAGRLEVRLGLEADFHPGTERFVERVLGAHEWDYVLGSVHYLGAWGFDNPEFVAEYEDRDLAGLYRDYYALVEGAARSGLFDSIGHLDLPKKFGHRDPENGAAWRALDVVAECGLALDFNTAGWRKPVAEAYPSPGLTRAAAERGIPFVLGSDAHSPQEVGFRFSEALRQLGDVGGQVVTYAGRVRRG, from the coding sequence ATGACCTCACGCCCCCCTCTCAGCAAGCACTGGGACTCTCACCTGCACACGCCGCTGTGCGGGCACGCGAGCGGGCAGCCGCGCGAGTACGCGCAGGCGGCGCTGGACGCGGGCCTGGCGGGCCTGTGCTTCACCGACCACATGCCGATGCCCGCGTGGTACGACGCGCCCTGGCGGATGCGGCTGGATCAGCTCGCGGAATACGTGGACACCGTGCGCGGGGTGCAGGCCGAGTTTGCCGGGCGGCTGGAGGTGCGCCTGGGGCTGGAGGCCGACTTTCACCCCGGCACCGAGCGGTTCGTGGAGCGGGTGCTGGGGGCACACGAGTGGGATTACGTCCTCGGGAGCGTCCACTACCTCGGCGCGTGGGGCTTCGACAATCCCGAATTCGTGGCCGAGTACGAGGACCGGGACCTGGCCGGCCTGTACCGCGACTACTACGCGCTGGTGGAGGGGGCAGCGCGGTCGGGCCTCTTCGACAGCATCGGGCACCTGGACCTGCCCAAGAAGTTCGGACACCGCGACCCGGAGAATGGGGCAGCGTGGCGCGCGCTGGACGTGGTGGCCGAGTGCGGCCTCGCGCTGGACTTCAACACGGCGGGCTGGCGCAAGCCGGTGGCCGAGGCGTACCCCTCGCCGGGGCTGACGCGCGCCGCCGCCGAGCGCGGCATTCCCTTCGTGCTGGGCAGCGACGCGCATTCTCCGCAGGAGGTCGGCTTCCGCTTCAGCGAGGCCCTGCGGCAGCTTGGGGACGTGGGCGGGCAGGTCGTGACCTACGCGGGGAGGGTGCGCCGTGGCTGA
- a CDS encoding MBL fold metallo-hydrolase encodes MLKAEVLGRPAEDNALWVSADSGQGQTRLLLDCGEDTLDALPLSEVQAVDHLLFSHLHMDHVAGFDTFFRANFDRTGRENHIWGPPGTARILWHRFQGYWWNYAPELHATWHVHDVDGREVRTFRFEAREAFEVMHEEGTRPLHGPLLTTAEASVEAIPLGHHGLSLGYVVREPERVAVDPAQLAALGLKGGPWLAQLKAGATGLLDVHGTPLDAGELAARLLRRQTGQSLAYLTDFLLDEAEQGRLAPLLAGVGTLYAEAQYTPEDAALAARHQHTTVTQVASLARAAGVRELCLLHLSRRYGPGRWPELLGAARSIFPGTRFPAGWLEE; translated from the coding sequence ATGCTCAAGGCAGAGGTTCTGGGTCGTCCCGCCGAAGACAACGCCCTGTGGGTCAGTGCCGACAGCGGCCAGGGGCAGACGCGGCTGCTGTTGGACTGCGGCGAGGACACGCTGGACGCGCTGCCGCTGAGCGAGGTTCAGGCCGTAGACCACCTGCTGTTCTCGCACCTGCACATGGACCACGTGGCGGGGTTCGACACCTTCTTCCGCGCCAACTTTGACCGGACGGGCCGCGAAAACCACATCTGGGGACCGCCGGGCACCGCCCGCATCCTCTGGCACCGCTTTCAGGGCTACTGGTGGAACTATGCGCCGGAGCTGCACGCGACCTGGCATGTGCATGACGTGGACGGGCGGGAGGTCCGCACCTTCCGCTTCGAGGCGCGCGAGGCGTTCGAGGTGATGCATGAGGAGGGGACGCGCCCGCTGCACGGCCCCCTGCTCACCACCGCCGAGGCCAGTGTGGAGGCCATCCCCCTGGGGCATCACGGCCTGAGCCTGGGCTACGTGGTCCGCGAGCCGGAGCGGGTGGCAGTGGACCCGGCGCAGCTCGCCGCGCTGGGTCTGAAGGGTGGCCCCTGGCTCGCACAGCTCAAGGCGGGGGCGACCGGCCTGCTAGATGTTCACGGCACGCCCCTCGACGCGGGCGAACTGGCCGCACGTCTCCTCCGGCGGCAGACCGGGCAGAGCCTCGCCTACCTGACCGACTTCCTGCTGGACGAGGCCGAGCAGGGCAGGCTCGCGCCGCTGCTGGCGGGGGTGGGCACCCTCTACGCCGAGGCGCAGTACACGCCGGAGGACGCGGCCCTGGCAGCGCGGCACCAGCACACGACCGTGACGCAGGTGGCATCGCTGGCGCGGGCGGCGGGGGTGCGGGAGTTGTGCCTGCTGCACCTCTCACGCCGCTATGGACCGGGGCGCTGGCCGGAGCTGCTGGGGGCGGCACGGTCCATCTTTCCCGGCACGCGCTTTCCGGCGGGGTGGCTGGAGGAGTGA
- a CDS encoding EamA family transporter produces the protein MPARSLLLALLITFIWGVNFVVIKWSVAGASPLLVAALRFAVAAFPAVFFVPRPQVPARILWGYGLAVGVVQFGLLYLAVQLGMSAGVASLLMQTQAFFTALLAARFLGERITPPQMLGMTLAFGGMALIGLAAGGDVTLVGLLLTLVAALGWAFSNLLVRASGGANAFALVIWSSLIAPLPLTLLAGLTAGWGSVVHTLTTSGWAFWAAVLFMGLGNTVLGFGVWSLLIQRHGASRVAPLSLLVPVFGMLASAVFYHEGFPFLKLLGAGLVFGGLVLHVLGGRMRPVLSPAD, from the coding sequence CTGCCCGCCCGGAGCCTGCTGCTCGCGCTGCTGATCACCTTTATCTGGGGCGTGAACTTCGTGGTGATCAAGTGGTCGGTGGCGGGGGCGTCGCCGCTGCTGGTCGCCGCGCTGCGCTTCGCGGTGGCCGCCTTTCCCGCCGTCTTCTTCGTGCCGCGCCCGCAGGTTCCGGCGCGGATTCTGTGGGGATACGGGCTGGCGGTCGGGGTCGTGCAGTTCGGGCTGCTGTACCTGGCCGTGCAGCTCGGCATGAGCGCGGGTGTGGCCTCACTGCTGATGCAGACGCAGGCCTTTTTCACGGCGCTGCTGGCCGCCCGCTTTCTGGGCGAGCGCATCACGCCGCCGCAGATGCTGGGGATGACGCTGGCCTTCGGGGGCATGGCCCTGATTGGCCTGGCCGCAGGTGGGGACGTGACGCTGGTGGGGCTGCTGCTCACGCTGGTCGCGGCGCTGGGGTGGGCGTTCAGCAACCTGCTGGTGCGGGCGTCGGGCGGGGCGAACGCCTTTGCGCTGGTGATCTGGAGCAGCCTGATCGCGCCCCTGCCCCTCACGCTGCTGGCGGGGCTGACGGCGGGGTGGGGGTCGGTGGTTCACACCCTCACCACGTCGGGCTGGGCGTTCTGGGCGGCAGTGCTGTTCATGGGGCTGGGGAACACGGTGCTGGGCTTCGGCGTGTGGAGCCTGCTGATTCAGCGGCACGGGGCCTCCCGCGTCGCGCCCCTCTCGCTGCTGGTGCCCGTGTTCGGGATGCTGGCGAGCGCCGTCTTCTACCACGAGGGTTTTCCGTTCCTGAAGCTGCTGGGGGCGGGGCTGGTGTTCGGCGGGCTGGTGCTGCATGTGCTGGGAGGGCGGATGCGCCCGGTCCTCTCCCCCGCCGACTAA
- the argF gene encoding ornithine carbamoyltransferase, whose product MAGRDFLSNLDMTPQELRTVLDTAHSMKRGEWRGVKPLSGLSLALIFEKASLRTRTTFDVGMYQLGGHAITLSNAEIGLGTRERVSDVARNLERWVDGVMGRVYLQQTLHELADHAAIPVINGLSDMLHPAQLLADYQTIEQAFGPDLRGRRVVYIGDGNNLANSHIHLGILTGTDVTIVTPVGYEPNGSVLLDAVRRGANVTLTNDLGAVEGADVLYTDVWISMGQEAEADIRRRAFRGYQVTPAMLDTIAPDGIFLHCLPAHYGEETVPEATEHPKSRVFDQAENRLHAQKALLYHVMGEMTPRW is encoded by the coding sequence ATGGCCGGGCGCGACTTCCTGAGCAACCTGGACATGACGCCCCAGGAACTGCGGACCGTGCTGGATACGGCCCATTCGATGAAGCGGGGCGAGTGGCGCGGCGTGAAGCCCCTCTCCGGCCTCAGCCTCGCGCTGATTTTCGAGAAAGCCTCCCTTCGCACGCGGACCACCTTCGACGTGGGGATGTACCAGCTCGGCGGGCACGCCATCACCCTCAGCAACGCCGAGATTGGCCTGGGCACCCGCGAACGCGTCAGCGACGTGGCCCGCAACCTGGAGCGCTGGGTGGACGGCGTGATGGGCCGGGTGTACCTCCAGCAGACGCTGCACGAGCTGGCCGACCACGCCGCCATTCCGGTTATCAACGGCCTCAGCGACATGCTGCACCCCGCGCAACTGCTGGCGGACTACCAGACCATCGAGCAGGCCTTCGGCCCCGACCTGCGCGGGCGGCGCGTGGTGTATATCGGCGACGGCAACAACCTCGCCAACAGCCACATTCACCTGGGCATCCTGACCGGAACGGACGTGACCATCGTCACTCCTGTGGGCTACGAGCCGAACGGCTCCGTCCTGCTGGACGCCGTGCGGCGCGGTGCGAACGTGACCCTCACGAACGACCTGGGCGCGGTGGAGGGGGCGGACGTGCTGTACACCGACGTCTGGATTTCGATGGGCCAGGAGGCCGAGGCCGACATCCGCCGCCGCGCCTTCCGGGGCTATCAGGTCACGCCCGCGATGCTGGACACCATCGCGCCGGACGGCATCTTCCTGCACTGCCTCCCCGCCCACTACGGCGAGGAAACCGTGCCGGAGGCGACCGAACACCCCAAGTCCCGCGTCTTCGACCAGGCCGAGAACCGCCTGCATGCGCAAAAGGCGCTGCTGTACCACGTGATGGGGGAGATGACGCCGAGGTGGTGA
- a CDS encoding NUDIX hydrolase produces MMAQATVGKREEWLDLVNERDEVVGCVCREEAWAKRLPVREDYEAAFRRETREELNLNPDELDWREIAAFSPFQTPLSAFMRVYELRRDAAPDFNPDDFSEACWLTPRQLLDFIAAGDPAKGDLADLVRLCYGDRLL; encoded by the coding sequence ATGATGGCTCAGGCGACGGTGGGCAAGCGGGAGGAGTGGCTGGACCTCGTGAACGAGCGGGACGAGGTGGTGGGTTGTGTCTGCCGGGAGGAGGCGTGGGCAAAGCGGTTGCCGGTGCGCGAAGACTATGAGGCGGCCTTCCGGCGTGAAACGCGCGAGGAACTGAACCTGAATCCGGACGAGCTGGACTGGCGCGAGATTGCGGCCTTTTCCCCCTTCCAGACGCCTCTCAGCGCCTTCATGCGCGTCTATGAACTCCGCAGGGACGCCGCGCCCGACTTCAATCCCGACGACTTCTCGGAAGCCTGCTGGCTCACGCCCCGGCAACTGCTGGACTTCATCGCGGCGGGCGACCCGGCCAAGGGCGACCTGGCCGACCTCGTGCGGCTGTGTTACGGAGACCGACTGTTATGA
- the argC gene encoding N-acetyl-gamma-glutamyl-phosphate reductase encodes MTPPRIFIDGEAGTTGLQIRARLEGRADLDLLSIDPARRKDPEARRELLNAADVAVLCLHDDVAREAVAMIENPATRVLDASSAHRTAEGWAYGFPELTPGSREELRRARLVSNPGCYATGAIALLRPLTGAGLLPPEYLVSVQGFSGYSGGGRALVDANEGRANPGEPRHPMAGPFKSYALGLTHKHQPEMARHGGLKHAPLFTPHVGGWRQGMLVQIPLHLGALGVEAEALHAALADHYAGERFVRVMPFEGGQPADPILDPQLLNGTNDLELFVYASPHGEHALLVSRLDNLGKGASGAAVQNLDVMLGLGERDYTVAEG; translated from the coding sequence ATGACCCCACCCCGCATCTTTATCGACGGCGAGGCCGGAACGACCGGCCTGCAAATCCGCGCCCGCCTGGAGGGCCGCGCAGACCTCGACCTCCTGAGCATCGACCCCGCCCGCCGCAAGGACCCGGAGGCCCGGCGCGAGTTGCTGAACGCCGCCGACGTGGCGGTGCTGTGCCTCCACGACGACGTGGCGCGTGAGGCCGTCGCCATGATTGAGAATCCGGCCACGCGCGTGCTGGACGCGAGTAGCGCCCACCGTACCGCCGAGGGCTGGGCCTACGGCTTTCCCGAACTGACGCCCGGAAGCCGCGAGGAGCTTCGCCGCGCCCGCCTCGTCAGCAATCCCGGCTGCTATGCGACCGGCGCGATTGCGCTGCTGCGGCCCCTGACGGGTGCGGGCCTGCTGCCGCCCGAATATCTGGTCAGTGTGCAGGGCTTTTCGGGGTACTCGGGCGGGGGCCGCGCGCTGGTGGACGCCAACGAGGGCCGGGCCAATCCCGGTGAACCCCGTCACCCGATGGCCGGGCCGTTCAAGAGCTATGCCCTGGGCCTCACGCACAAGCACCAGCCGGAGATGGCGCGGCACGGTGGCCTGAAGCATGCGCCCCTCTTCACGCCGCATGTGGGCGGCTGGCGGCAGGGGATGCTGGTGCAGATTCCGCTGCACCTCGGGGCGCTGGGGGTGGAGGCCGAGGCGCTGCACGCCGCGCTCGCGGACCACTACGCCGGGGAACGCTTCGTGCGCGTGATGCCCTTCGAGGGCGGCCAGCCCGCTGACCCCATCCTCGATCCGCAGCTTCTCAACGGCACCAACGACCTCGAACTGTTCGTCTACGCCAGCCCCCACGGGGAACACGCCCTGCTCGTCTCCCGCCTCGACAACCTGGGCAAGGGGGCCAGCGGGGCCGCCGTGCAGAACCTCGACGTGATGCTAGGGCTGGGGGAACGGGACTACACCGTGGCGGAAGGCTGA
- a CDS encoding ScpA family protein, translating into MTTLAAPPPVAGAGFTVRLPVFEGTLAELASALRVGRVGPGEVPLLTLTREVLAWVGTLAGNLDAHPEALPALANVIALKARLLLPQPEPDDPGPGDYADDLLDEVVEGVEALAELDALVGFLAARRREREGLIPARPVPVDLPRRERRQNPQGSLAKLVKAAQNAVRQVEVPLLARERLTLADALTALRAFGSRLRTFTFRGIPAQDWGERTTYFAALLEGVKEGTFSVEQEGVYGEIQVTAQMAEG; encoded by the coding sequence TTGACTACCCTGGCCGCGCCACCGCCCGTTGCCGGGGCAGGGTTTACCGTGCGGCTGCCCGTCTTTGAGGGCACGCTGGCCGAACTCGCCTCGGCGCTGCGGGTGGGGCGGGTGGGGCCGGGGGAAGTGCCGCTGCTGACGCTCACGCGGGAGGTGCTGGCGTGGGTGGGCACGCTGGCGGGGAACCTCGACGCGCACCCGGAGGCCCTGCCCGCCCTCGCCAACGTCATCGCGCTCAAGGCCCGGCTGCTGCTGCCCCAGCCTGAACCGGACGACCCAGGCCCCGGCGACTACGCCGACGACCTGCTGGACGAGGTGGTGGAGGGGGTAGAGGCGCTGGCCGAGCTGGACGCGCTGGTGGGCTTCCTGGCCGCGCGCCGCCGCGAGCGCGAGGGCCTGATTCCCGCCCGCCCCGTCCCGGTGGACCTGCCCCGCCGCGAACGCAGGCAAAACCCCCAGGGCAGCCTCGCCAAGCTGGTCAAGGCCGCGCAGAACGCCGTCCGCCAGGTCGAGGTTCCCCTGCTGGCCCGCGAACGCCTCACGCTGGCCGACGCCCTGACGGCCCTGCGCGCCTTCGGCAGCCGCCTGCGCACCTTCACCTTCCGGGGCATTCCCGCCCAGGACTGGGGCGAGCGCACCACCTACTTCGCCGCCCTCCTCGAAGGCGTGAAGGAGGGAACCTTCAGCGTGGAGCAGGAGGGGGTGTACGGGGAGATTCAGGTGACGGCGCAGATGGCAGAAGGCTGA
- the trpS gene encoding tryptophan--tRNA ligase, whose amino-acid sequence MPRVFSGIQPTGDPHIGNYFGAMRNYVRLGEEYGKNSIYCVVDLHAITNPAAYDPKALAQRTFEMAVANFAAGLDPEKVIFFVQSQVPEHQELSWVFTALTPVGELERMTQYKDKAEQLESIPAGLLMYPVLMAADILLYKADTVPVGEDQTQHIELTREIARKFNHAHGETFPEPKAVYARDALRIPGVDGQGKMSKSKGESSTIGILEPLDSIWQKLRVAPTDPARVRRSDPGDPDKCLVGDYHKLFSDLPTIETVYEGCRTAGIGCVDCKKMLMQGITRELTPLQERAEELRANLDWVRDALATGARQAREIARPVMEEVREKAGFLRF is encoded by the coding sequence ATGCCGCGCGTGTTTTCAGGAATTCAGCCGACGGGCGATCCGCACATCGGGAACTACTTCGGGGCCATGCGGAATTACGTGCGGCTGGGCGAGGAGTACGGGAAAAACTCGATCTACTGCGTGGTGGACCTGCACGCCATCACCAACCCGGCCGCCTACGATCCGAAAGCGCTTGCCCAGCGGACCTTCGAGATGGCGGTGGCGAACTTCGCGGCGGGCCTCGACCCGGAAAAGGTCATCTTCTTCGTGCAGTCGCAGGTGCCCGAGCATCAGGAGCTGAGCTGGGTGTTCACGGCGCTGACGCCGGTGGGCGAGCTGGAGCGCATGACGCAGTACAAGGACAAGGCGGAGCAGCTGGAGAGCATCCCAGCGGGCCTGCTGATGTACCCGGTGCTGATGGCCGCCGACATCCTGCTGTACAAGGCCGACACCGTGCCGGTGGGCGAGGACCAGACCCAGCACATCGAGCTGACGCGCGAAATCGCCCGCAAGTTCAACCACGCCCACGGCGAGACCTTCCCCGAACCGAAGGCCGTGTACGCCAGGGACGCCCTGCGCATTCCCGGCGTGGACGGCCAGGGCAAGATGAGCAAGAGCAAGGGCGAGAGCAGCACCATCGGCATTCTGGAGCCGCTGGACTCGATCTGGCAGAAACTGCGCGTGGCTCCCACCGACCCCGCCCGCGTGCGCCGCAGCGACCCCGGCGACCCCGACAAGTGCCTGGTGGGCGACTACCACAAGCTCTTTTCCGACCTGCCCACCATCGAGACGGTCTACGAGGGCTGCCGCACCGCCGGCATCGGCTGCGTGGACTGCAAGAAGATGCTGATGCAGGGCATCACCCGCGAGCTGACGCCCTTGCAGGAGCGGGCCGAGGAGCTGAGGGCCAACCTCGACTGGGTGCGCGACGCGCTGGCGACCGGCGCACGTCAGGCCCGCGAGATTGCCCGGCCGGTGATGGAGGAAGTGCGGGAGAAGGCGGGGTTTCTGAGGTTCTGA